The Acutalibacter muris genomic sequence AAAGTCCTCTCTGATCAGCTCTTTAAAATTGGTCTTGTCCGCGTTTTGGATCGCCATGATGGGTTCCTCCCTTAATAAAATTCTCTGATATAGTTTCTCAGCACTGTATAGGCGTGCCCGGTGTATTCGTTAAAAATGAAGTTCTCAAACGGGTTGGCCTCCCTGGCGCTTTCCTCTGAGACGCGCCAGGTTTTTGCATAGTCCGCGATAAACGCCTTGTACTCCGCCTCGCCGGAGTGGAAACTGTCCGTTTCGGCGTACCGGCGGCCCAGCAGATAGCGGCAGAGATTGTCCCAACCATCATATTGGAGCATGGCTACCAGCTCATGGTAGCTTTTCACTGGGATGCGGCCCTGGAACTGCTCCGGCGTCATTTCCTCCAGGACCATGCCCTCCTGGCGGCACAGCGTCCGGCAGCGGTCCAGCTCCCGGTTGATAGCTTCGGCCCAGTCCTCCCTGTATAGGATAAACTCCGAGCCGCTTATCACCTCCCGGGTGAGTTTCTTCAGCGCTTCAAAGGAGTCTTGTCCGAAGGCGGCCTCCCGCTGCTGCTCCAGCAGGTAGGCCCGGTATTCCGCCACAGTATGCACGCCGTCCAGCTCCAGCTTCTCCACCATCTCATCACTGGGTTCCGGGGCCACGCGGTTCATCACCCCCGCCAGCGTAAGGGACACCTTCCCCTCCGGCAGGCCGGCCTCCCGGGTCTCGCCCACCCTCATGCCGATGGAGAGATTTTCCAGCTCCCTTTGAAACATCCCGCTCCCTGCCACGAAGCGAACTTTCTCCTTATTGTACCGGGGGCAGTCCGAAAGCAACCGGCACACCACCTGGTCCCCGGCAGAAACCTCCTCGCCGGGTTCCCAGCGGATATATGGGTTAGTCAGCCGCCTCAGCTCCGCCTCCAGCGCTGTCTCATCCGGCACAAAGGGCCTGAGCAGAGGCTCCACGTCCACCTCCCGGTAGTCCTTTACCTTCAATATTCTTGATTTCATTCACACGCCTCCATTTCTTTCAGGTATTCCACCACGCTGTGCAGGGCCACGTTGCCCTCGCCCACCGCTTTTGCGTACTGATAGGGCCGTCCCGTGCAGTCCCCGGCGGCAAAACAGCCCGGCAGGTTGGTCCGCTGTCCCCGGTCCACCTGGATGTGCCCGCACTCTGCCGCCAGTCCCGGCAGCAGCGCCGAGGGGGCCACGCAGGAACGCAGACAGAAGACTCCGTCCGCCGCTACTGTCTCTCCGCCGCAGATCAGGCCGGAGGCCCTGTCCTCACCCAAAATTTCCGCGGGATAGCCCACCGTATGCCGCACATTGTCCCGCTGGACACCGCAATCCTTATAGCTGGTACACAGGAACACGTCCGAAGCCAGCCCGGCCAGAAACTCCACTTCTTCCTCCAAGGACGGGTCCGTGCAGACCACCGCTATACGTTTGCCCCGATACAGCTCCCCGTCACAGGTGGCGCAATAGCTGACCCCCTTCCCCAGCAACCGGCTCTCGCCGGGTATCTCACGGCTGTTAGATACCCCCGGGGCCAGGATGACAGTCCTGCCGTCATACATCTTGTCGTTGACCACGGCGGTATAATAGCCGCCCATGCCGTAGATGGAATTGACCCGTTCCTCTAAAACAGAAATGCCCAGGCTGTCTACTTGATGTAAAAAGGCTTCCCGCATCTCTGGCCCGGTGACCGCCGGAAGCCCCGGATAGTTCATAACGCGCTCAGCTTTCGCAATTTTAGGGCTCAACTGTCTGGAGCCGAACCACAGGAAATCCAAGCCCCGCGCCTTTGCGCTCAGCGCGGCGGAAACACCGGCGGGCCCGCTGCCGATAATAAGCAGGTCGTACATTTGACATACCCCTCCCAGATTTTTCTATGATGCAACCATATCATTTTTTCCGAAAAAATCAATACTACTTGCTCATTCCGCCCCGGAAACGGTCTATTCTGTACAGATAGCGGACGCTCTGTCCCAGTCCAAAGCCGGTATGAAAAAGCAGGGAGTTTTGACGAAGGGGACAGAATGGTCGGGAAAATGAACAGAATAAGCATAGCACCTTGCGCCAGAGGGGAAAAGCTCCTATAATATTGGCACCTAAGCCGGATCGAACAAAAAGGAACTCACTACAAGGAGGCTATCATGGAAAAGAACAGTATCCTTTCAGGTTTTATTGTCCTAGATCAACAACGTGTTGACGAGCTGGAGGCGGACCTCTGGCAGATGGAGCACCAAAAGTCCGGCGCCCGACTGGTATGGCTGGAGCGGGCGGAGGAAAACAAGACCTTCGCCATCGCCTTCCAGACCCAGCCCTGGGACGACACAGGCGTGTTCCATATCCTGGAGCACTCCGTCCTGTGCGGCTCCAAACGCTACCCGGTGAAGGAGCCCTTTGTGGAGCTGATGAAAAGCTCCATGAACACCTTCCTCAACGCCATGACCTTCCCTGACAGAACTGTCTACCCTGTATCCAGCCGGAACGGCCAGGATTTTATCAATCTCCTGCGGGTCTACATGGACGCGGTACTGCACCCGCTGCTACACTCCAAGCCGGAGATTTTCGGCCAGGAGGGCTGGCACTACGAGCTGGGCGAAGACGGCGCGCTCTCCGTCAAGGGCGTGGTGTATAACGAGATGAAGGGGGCCTTCTCCTCGCCGGACGCCCTTCTGGAGCGGGAAGCGGCCCGCCGCCTGTTCCCGGATACCTGCTACCGCTATGTTTTTGGGGGTGACCCGGCGCATATCCCGGAGCTGACCTACGAAGCCTTCGCTGCCGCCCACAGCCGTCTCTACCACCCATCAAATTCCTATATATTCCTGGACGGCAGCGTAGATATCGCGCAGGTTCTTGAGATTTTGGACAGTGAATACCTTTGTGCATACGAGCGCTGTCCCACGCCGGAAGGGATACCTCTGCAAAAGCCTGTTGAGGCGGGCCTGTCCGCTATACGCTATGAGCTGTCCGCACAGGAATCCTTGGAGGGACGCGCCCGGCTGGCAGATGGGTACGCTGTCTGCACCTTCCGGGACAGGGAGACGTTAATGGCGCTGCAAGCCTTATCGGATGTACTATGTGGGGACAACCAGGCCCCCCTGAAGCGGCGTCTTCTGGAAAGCGGCCTGGCTCAGGACGTCCGCTTAGAGCTTCACGACGGCGTACAGCAGCCCTGGCTCCTGCTGGAGGCCAGGGACATTGCCGAGGACAAGTCCGAGGAGGTGTCCTCCGCCCTCCGGGATGAGCTGGAGCGGCTGTCCCGGGAGGGGCTGGATCACCGGCGGATCCTGGCGGCGCTGGACAATCTGGAGTTTGAGGCCCGGCAGCGGGACTATGGGCAGATGCCCCAGGGGCTTATGCTCTGCTTCCAGGTGATGGAGAGCTGGCTCTACGGCGGCGACCCTGCGGCAAATCTCAGCGTCGGTACGCTCTTTGACGGCTTGCGGGACAAGTGCGGGACAGGCTATTTTGAGGAGCTTCTAAAGCAGCTCATTTTAGAGAACCCCCATCACTGCCGGATCCTTGCACTGCCCTCCCACACCATAGGCCAGGAGCGCCGGGCCCAGGAGACAGCTCGGCTCAGTGCCATCCGATCCAGCTGGGGAACCGAGGAAGCCGCCGGCGTCCATCGCTTCCAGGAAGCTATCGCCGCCTGGCAGAACATGCCGGACACGCCGGAGCAGCTGGCGTCCATCCCCAGGCTTCGCCTTGACCAGATTCCGGCGGAGCCGGAAAAGCTGCCCATAGAGGAAGAATCCACCGGTTGCGTGACGCTCCTCCGCCATCGGCTGCCCACCAACGGTATCACCTATTGCAATCTCTATTTCGCGCTGGATGACTTGTCCCCAGAGGAACTGGCTAAGGCATCCTTTATGGCCCAGTTGTTCGGCTGTCTGGATACGGCTAAATACAGTCTGGCAGACCTGAGCCGGGAGATGCGCTCCCTGTTCGGGAATATCTGGTTCACGGTAGAAGCGTATGGGCGGCAAAACGCCCCGGACCGCTGCCGGACATTCCTGTGCGTTTCCTGCAGTATTCTGGACGCGAAACTGGAAAAAGCCCTGTCCCTCCTGACAGAGCTTTTAGTTGGACAGCAGTGGGAGAACTCCCAGCAGGCGCTCACCTTCCTGCGCCAGCGGCGGGCGGCGATGGCGGAGCAGATGGTCACGGCAGGACACAGCGCCGCCATGTCCAGGGTCCTGGCCTGCTCCACCGCCGAGGGTGCCGTCCAGGAGCAGGCGTCGGGCATCACCTTCCTGCGGTGGCTGACGGAACTGGAGCAGAACTTCCCCGCCCGCTTTCCTGCTTTGGCGCAGGATCTTATATCTCTGGCCCAGCGCATTTTCTGCCGCGCACGCATGACGGTCAGCGTCACTGCCGGGAATGAAGCTTCTGCCAAAACTGTCACCCGACTGCTTTCGTCCAGCCTGCCGCAGGGCAGCTTTGCCCTGCCCTGCACGGGGGCCGTTCTGCCCTGGGAACCCCGTCGGGAGGGGTTTGTGATCCCCTCCGGCGTATCATACGCGGCTCTGGGCGGCGTTTTCCAGGGAGCCGGAAGCGGCTCGGCGAAGGTCATGGGACGTACCGTCTCCCTTGCCCACCTTTGGAACACGGTACGGGTCCAAGGCGGGGCCTACGGCACGGGAATGGTTTTGCGTGACACAGGCTTTGCTGGATTCTACTCCTTCCGCGACCCCAGCGCCGCTCGGACGCTGGACTGCTACCGCACCTCCTCGGACTTTCTGAGAGGCATTGACATAGACCTGACCGGCATGATCACCGGCGCGGCGGCGGAGTCTGACCCGCTTCTGACAGCCCGCATGAAGGGCCGGATGGCAGACGCTCTCTACTGGCGGCAGATTAGCCACGAGGACCGGTGCCGCGTCCGCCGGGAGATGCTCGCCGCCGTGCCGGAAGATCTGAAAGCTCTGGCCGGCCCCGTGGAGGACCTGACAGCGCGGGGCAGCATCTGCGTCCTCGGCTCCCGACAGCAGGTGGACGCCTGTGCCGGTTGGCTGGACAATATAGTGGTACTCTGATATGAGAAGGCTTGATTGGAAGCGCTTGAAAAAAGCGTCGGAGGTTGGCTTTGCGATCATAGCCGGGAATATGCTGCTGGGGTTCGCCGTGGCAGCATTCATCCTGCCCAGCGGCGTCATCATGGGCGGGGCCACGGGCGTTGGGGTGGTTCTGGCAAGGTTCATCCCGCTGGACACCGCCCTGATTGTTTTATGCGTGAACCTGCTGGCCCTGGCGCTGGGCTGGGCGGTGTTGGGATGGAGGTTCGTTTTGGCTACGGTGGCCAGCTCCTTGCTCTACCCCATCTTCCTGGGCGCGGCCCAGAGGGTGCCGGGTATCGAAGGACTGACTGCCGACCCGTTGCTGTCGGCCCTGCTGGGCGGCGGGCTGGTGGGAATAGCCGTGGGGCTGGTGATGCGGGTGGGCTCCTCCACCGGCGGCACGGATGTGGTCAATCTGGTACTGCATAAGTGTACACATATCCCGGTCTCCGTGGCGGTCTACCTGACGGATATTGTCATCATGGGCGCGCAGGCTGTGTTCTCTGACCCGGAGCAAATCCTGTACGGCGTTGTGCTGCTGGTGGTAGAGACGATTGTGCTGGACAAGGTGATGCTTTTAGGGCAGTCACAGATACAGCTCTTTGTGATTTCCAGCCGGTACGAGGAGATACGGCAGAAATGCCTGACAAAGCTGCAGGCCGGTATCACTATGGTTCAAATCGAAACCGGCAGGACAAGGTCACCTCAGCGCGGTGTGCTGTGCGTGATCCCGCCCAGGAAGCTCTATGCCGCACAGTCGCTGATACAATCCGTTGACCCTAACGCGTTCCTGACCATCACACAGATCAAGGAGGTTCGGGGGCAGGGCTTTTCCAGCGAACGGGTCTATGTGGAGCCGCCCGAAATCCCTGCCCGATAAAAGGAGGTAAAATTTATGTTGACTACCGAAACCACAAAGGCGTATCTGTCCATTTTAAGGGAAGAACTGGTCCCCGCCACAGGCTGTACGGAGCCCATCGCCCTAGCCTATGCCGCTGCCCGGCTCCGAGATATCCTGGGAGTCTGGCCGGAAAGGATACGGGCAGAGGTCTCCGGCAATATCATCAAAAATGTGAAAAGCGTGGTCGTCCCCAACACCGGAGGGCTAAAGGGCATCTCCGCGGCTATTGCGGCGGGAATAGCCGCGGGGGACGCTGAGAAAATCCTGCAGGTCATCTCCACCGTTCCGTCGGACCGGCATGGGGCAATCGCGGCCTATTGTCAGGATACCCCCATTGAGATAGTCTGTGCCGACACCCCCCGGATGCTGGACATCCGGCTCACCGGCTGGGCTGGGGAGCATTCCGCCTGTGTACATATCGCCAACAGCCACAGCAATATCGTCAGAGAAGAAAAGAACGGCGAAGTCCTGTTGGAAAAGCCGGTGACAGATTCCGCCGAGGACAGCCTGACGGACAAGAGCGTGCTGAATGTGGCGGATATTCTGGAGTTTGCGAACACGGCGGAGCTTGGGGATATCGCACCGCTACTACAGCGGCAGATCGACTGCAACACGGCTATCGCGGCGGAAGGGCTGAAAAATAACTGGGGCGCCAATATTGGCTCCGTTCTGCTGGTGGAGTACCCCGGGGACATCAAGACCGAGGCGAAAGCCTGGGCCGCCGCAGGGAGCGACGCCCGGATGAGCGGGTGCGAGCTGCCGGTGGTGATACTCTCCGGCTCCGGCAACCAGGGGATAACCGCCTCCGTGCCGGTGGTCCGGTACGCAAGGTTCCTGGGGGCAAACCAGGAAAAGCTGTACCGGGCGCTGCTGGTCAGCGACCTGGTGACCATCCACCAGAAAAGCGGCATAGGCCGTCTTTCGGCCTACTGTGGCGCGGTCAGCGCAGGGGTCGGGGCAGGAGCCGGGATCGCCTATCTGCTGGACGGCGGCTACGAGGCCATAGCGCACACCATCGTCAACGCAGTGGCTATCATCAGCGGAACCATCTGCGATGGGGCAAAGCCCTCCTGCGCCGCCAAGATTGCCGCCAGTGTAGACGCGGGGATATTGGGCTACTCTATGTATAAAAACCACCAGGAATTCAAAAGCGGCGACGGCATCGTGACCAAAGGCGTGGATGATACGATCGCGAATGTGGGCCTTTTAGCTCAGCAGGGAATGCGGCAGACGGACCAGACGATATTGTCTATTATGACTGAGCGGTGCAAATGACAGGAGGCATATTTTGGAAAATTGGAGCAGGACGAGGTCTGCCTGGAAGTGATCTGAAAACTCAATGAGCAGGCTACCGTAATCGAATCTCAGGACCGGATGGAGCTTTTCTTTGTTTAGCGGCGCAAATTTTGATGTAGTCTCCCCCACTCCTACCCCTCCACACGCTGTGTTTGACCCATTTTCTGACCCAGAACCGAAAAAACTCAGTGGAACGGATAGGGGCAGACCTTCGGGTTTTTGCGGGAAAATGGAGTAAAAATGCCTGAAAACTGCTGGAAAAACTGGCTCACCACAGCTCATAACCCGAAGGTCGCAGGTTCAAATCCTGCCCCCGCAACCACATCAAATCCCTAGAAACTGTAAGGTTTCTAGGGATTTTTGCTATTCGTTCGCAACATTTTTAAGGGCCTCTCCAGGCCCCAAAATTCAACTATAATTCAACTCGGTCTTTTTTATCCTCAAATTCAACTCTGAGTTCAACAGGCGGCACTCCAACTGTCTACGCTTTTTTCAGGAACACATCGGCTAGAATGTCGGCGTTCCGCTCGTCTGCCTCCTCCATCACATGGGCGTAGATGTTAGCCGTGGTGCTTACCTGGGCATGGCCCAGCCGCTTGCTGATGCTCACGCTGTCCACTCCGTTGAAGTACAGTATAGAGGCCATTGTATGACGGAAGGCGTGGAGATTGATGTGCGGCAGGCCGTGGCGCTTGCTGAACTTAGCCAGCCAGTCGGTCACACTGTCCGGGTGCATTGGCCCGCCGTTATCTTGAGCGAACACGAAATCCTTGTTCTCGTAGTATGCTCTCAGCCGCAGGCGTTCCCGGTTCTGCCACAGGCGGTACTCCCTCAGCAGCTCCATCGTTTCCCGGGGCAGGCTCACATAACGGTTAGAGGTCGCTGTCTTTGGTGTACTCTCATAGATACCGATGTCGGCAGAGTACAACACGGAATTGCAGATATGTAAACGCCCTGCCTCGAAGTCCACCTTATCCCACTTTAGGCCTAGAATCTCGCCTCTTCTGGCCCCAGTTATCAGCAGCAGATGGGTGATGGTTCTCCACTTGATTGACTCCGTTTCCAGAGCCTCCCGAATAGCCGCCACTTGTTCCGGCTGGAAGTAGTTGACCTCT encodes the following:
- a CDS encoding trigger factor; its protein translation is MKSRILKVKDYREVDVEPLLRPFVPDETALEAELRRLTNPYIRWEPGEEVSAGDQVVCRLLSDCPRYNKEKVRFVAGSGMFQRELENLSIGMRVGETREAGLPEGKVSLTLAGVMNRVAPEPSDEMVEKLELDGVHTVAEYRAYLLEQQREAAFGQDSFEALKKLTREVISGSEFILYREDWAEAINRELDRCRTLCRQEGMVLEEMTPEQFQGRIPVKSYHELVAMLQYDGWDNLCRYLLGRRYAETDSFHSGEAEYKAFIADYAKTWRVSEESAREANPFENFIFNEYTGHAYTVLRNYIREFY
- a CDS encoding NAD(P)/FAD-dependent oxidoreductase: MYDLLIIGSGPAGVSAALSAKARGLDFLWFGSRQLSPKIAKAERVMNYPGLPAVTGPEMREAFLHQVDSLGISVLEERVNSIYGMGGYYTAVVNDKMYDGRTVILAPGVSNSREIPGESRLLGKGVSYCATCDGELYRGKRIAVVCTDPSLEEEVEFLAGLASDVFLCTSYKDCGVQRDNVRHTVGYPAEILGEDRASGLICGGETVAADGVFCLRSCVAPSALLPGLAAECGHIQVDRGQRTNLPGCFAAGDCTGRPYQYAKAVGEGNVALHSVVEYLKEMEACE
- a CDS encoding insulinase family protein, giving the protein MEKNSILSGFIVLDQQRVDELEADLWQMEHQKSGARLVWLERAEENKTFAIAFQTQPWDDTGVFHILEHSVLCGSKRYPVKEPFVELMKSSMNTFLNAMTFPDRTVYPVSSRNGQDFINLLRVYMDAVLHPLLHSKPEIFGQEGWHYELGEDGALSVKGVVYNEMKGAFSSPDALLEREAARRLFPDTCYRYVFGGDPAHIPELTYEAFAAAHSRLYHPSNSYIFLDGSVDIAQVLEILDSEYLCAYERCPTPEGIPLQKPVEAGLSAIRYELSAQESLEGRARLADGYAVCTFRDRETLMALQALSDVLCGDNQAPLKRRLLESGLAQDVRLELHDGVQQPWLLLEARDIAEDKSEEVSSALRDELERLSREGLDHRRILAALDNLEFEARQRDYGQMPQGLMLCFQVMESWLYGGDPAANLSVGTLFDGLRDKCGTGYFEELLKQLILENPHHCRILALPSHTIGQERRAQETARLSAIRSSWGTEEAAGVHRFQEAIAAWQNMPDTPEQLASIPRLRLDQIPAEPEKLPIEEESTGCVTLLRHRLPTNGITYCNLYFALDDLSPEELAKASFMAQLFGCLDTAKYSLADLSREMRSLFGNIWFTVEAYGRQNAPDRCRTFLCVSCSILDAKLEKALSLLTELLVGQQWENSQQALTFLRQRRAAMAEQMVTAGHSAAMSRVLACSTAEGAVQEQASGITFLRWLTELEQNFPARFPALAQDLISLAQRIFCRARMTVSVTAGNEASAKTVTRLLSSSLPQGSFALPCTGAVLPWEPRREGFVIPSGVSYAALGGVFQGAGSGSAKVMGRTVSLAHLWNTVRVQGGAYGTGMVLRDTGFAGFYSFRDPSAARTLDCYRTSSDFLRGIDIDLTGMITGAAAESDPLLTARMKGRMADALYWRQISHEDRCRVRREMLAAVPEDLKALAGPVEDLTARGSICVLGSRQQVDACAGWLDNIVVL
- a CDS encoding YitT family protein; the protein is MRRLDWKRLKKASEVGFAIIAGNMLLGFAVAAFILPSGVIMGGATGVGVVLARFIPLDTALIVLCVNLLALALGWAVLGWRFVLATVASSLLYPIFLGAAQRVPGIEGLTADPLLSALLGGGLVGIAVGLVMRVGSSTGGTDVVNLVLHKCTHIPVSVAVYLTDIVIMGAQAVFSDPEQILYGVVLLVVETIVLDKVMLLGQSQIQLFVISSRYEEIRQKCLTKLQAGITMVQIETGRTRSPQRGVLCVIPPRKLYAAQSLIQSVDPNAFLTITQIKEVRGQGFSSERVYVEPPEIPAR
- a CDS encoding L-cysteine desulfidase family protein, encoding MLTTETTKAYLSILREELVPATGCTEPIALAYAAARLRDILGVWPERIRAEVSGNIIKNVKSVVVPNTGGLKGISAAIAAGIAAGDAEKILQVISTVPSDRHGAIAAYCQDTPIEIVCADTPRMLDIRLTGWAGEHSACVHIANSHSNIVREEKNGEVLLEKPVTDSAEDSLTDKSVLNVADILEFANTAELGDIAPLLQRQIDCNTAIAAEGLKNNWGANIGSVLLVEYPGDIKTEAKAWAAAGSDARMSGCELPVVILSGSGNQGITASVPVVRYARFLGANQEKLYRALLVSDLVTIHQKSGIGRLSAYCGAVSAGVGAGAGIAYLLDGGYEAIAHTIVNAVAIISGTICDGAKPSCAAKIAASVDAGILGYSMYKNHQEFKSGDGIVTKGVDDTIANVGLLAQQGMRQTDQTILSIMTERCK
- a CDS encoding site-specific integrase: MYAALKGQPVSVMAAQAVADALGVKLDKAFRIQENTRRLSPKTVVEHHRLISTVLDQAEKEGLVPFNVASKATLPKVERKEVNYFQPEQVAAIREALETESIKWRTITHLLLITGARRGEILGLKWDKVDFEAGRLHICNSVLYSADIGIYESTPKTATSNRYVSLPRETMELLREYRLWQNRERLRLRAYYENKDFVFAQDNGGPMHPDSVTDWLAKFSKRHGLPHINLHAFRHTMASILYFNGVDSVSISKRLGHAQVSTTANIYAHVMEEADERNADILADVFLKKA